Proteins encoded within one genomic window of Haloplanus vescus:
- a CDS encoding proteasome assembly chaperone family protein, whose amino-acid sequence MSNIDVLRDDVSLDEPTLVEGLPGVGLVGKLATDHLVETFDMCHYANVTCDSLPPVAMYEEGDRNLSPPVRLYADPEKDLLALRSDVPVAPPAALEFAECLGEWTVADDVLPVYLSGIGREREDGETPALYGVSTGGASDRLDAVDVSPPEEAGLVSGPTGALLSHAIETDTPALGLVVEASQRFPDPQASAHLLEAGIEPLLDISVPVQELTERAQEIRQTKRRLAKQMQSAEEESSKARPLGMYQ is encoded by the coding sequence ATGAGCAACATCGACGTCCTCAGAGACGACGTGTCGCTCGACGAGCCGACGCTCGTCGAAGGGCTGCCGGGGGTCGGACTCGTCGGCAAGCTCGCGACCGACCACCTCGTCGAGACGTTCGACATGTGTCACTACGCGAACGTCACCTGCGACAGCCTGCCGCCGGTAGCGATGTACGAGGAGGGCGACCGCAACCTGTCGCCGCCGGTCCGGCTGTATGCCGACCCGGAGAAGGACCTGCTCGCCCTCCGCAGCGACGTGCCGGTCGCCCCGCCCGCGGCGCTCGAGTTCGCCGAGTGTCTGGGCGAGTGGACCGTCGCCGACGACGTGTTGCCCGTCTATCTCAGCGGCATCGGCCGCGAGCGTGAAGACGGCGAGACGCCCGCGCTGTACGGTGTCAGCACGGGCGGCGCGAGCGACCGACTGGACGCCGTCGACGTGTCTCCGCCCGAGGAAGCCGGACTGGTGTCGGGGCCGACGGGGGCGCTGTTGAGTCACGCCATCGAGACGGACACCCCCGCGCTCGGCCTCGTCGTCGAGGCCAGCCAGCGGTTCCCGGACCCGCAGGCGTCGGCGCATCTGCTGGAGGCCGGCATCGAACCCCTGCTCGACATCTCGGTCCCGGTGCAGGAGCTCACGGAGCGCGCCCAAGAGATACGACAGACCAAGCGCCGACTGGCCAAGCAGATGCAGAGCGCCGAGGAGGAGAGTTCGAAGGCCCGCCCCCTCGGAATGTATCAGTGA
- the cofD gene encoding 2-phospho-L-lactate transferase gives MVTFLAGGTGTPKLLDGADAAFDPEELTVVANTGDDVELGGHLVCPDLDTVLFRGGDVLDRETWWGLADDTTATHDELRRLADAAGLDTGPRYLDSDRQTAGRRLARWRRFSGVAEFMEIGDRDRAVHITRTSLLDEGHSLTEVTHRLATAFDLDVDLLPMSDDPVATIVHTDAGAMHFQEYWVARRADPAVEDVEFRGSQTAEPTDAVLDALSDPVVIGPSNPVTSIGPIRALPGVEDALADTPVVAVSPFVEDEVFSGPAAELMAGTGREPSTAGVAAAYPFVDAFVLDDADGTDLDRPTVRTDTRIDTPADARRVIRAVADALAEVT, from the coding sequence ATGGTTACGTTCCTCGCCGGCGGGACGGGCACCCCGAAACTGCTCGACGGGGCCGACGCGGCGTTCGACCCCGAGGAACTCACCGTCGTCGCCAACACCGGCGACGACGTGGAACTCGGCGGCCACCTCGTCTGCCCGGACCTCGACACCGTCCTCTTTCGCGGCGGTGACGTCCTCGACCGGGAGACGTGGTGGGGACTCGCGGACGACACGACGGCGACCCACGACGAACTGCGCCGACTGGCGGACGCCGCCGGCCTCGATACCGGCCCGCGCTATCTCGATTCGGACCGACAGACTGCGGGCCGCCGCCTCGCTCGCTGGCGTCGCTTCTCCGGCGTCGCGGAGTTCATGGAAATCGGCGACCGCGACCGAGCGGTCCACATCACTCGCACCAGTCTCCTCGACGAGGGCCACTCGCTCACCGAGGTGACACACCGGTTGGCGACGGCCTTCGACCTTGACGTTGACCTCCTCCCCATGAGCGACGACCCCGTGGCGACCATCGTCCACACGGACGCGGGCGCGATGCACTTTCAGGAGTACTGGGTCGCTCGTCGCGCGGACCCGGCGGTCGAGGACGTGGAGTTCCGCGGTTCGCAGACCGCCGAGCCGACCGACGCGGTGCTCGACGCCCTCTCGGACCCGGTCGTCATCGGCCCCTCGAACCCCGTGACGAGCATCGGCCCCATCCGCGCGCTCCCGGGCGTCGAGGACGCCCTCGCCGACACGCCCGTCGTCGCCGTCTCCCCCTTCGTCGAGGACGAGGTGTTCTCCGGGCCCGCGGCCGAACTCATGGCGGGGACGGGACGTGAGCCGTCGACAGCCGGCGTCGCCGCCGCCTACCCCTTCGTCGACGCCTTCGTCCTCGACGACGCCGACGGCACCGACCTCGACCGCCCGACCGTCCGCACCGACACCCGAATCGACACGCCGGCGGACGCACGGCGGGTGATTCGCGCCGTCGCCGACGCGCTGGCGGAGGTGACGTGA
- a CDS encoding tRNA-dihydrouridine synthase, which yields MLALASLSGESDAEWARAGAAHADLAFLGGVAVDDASREAARQLVARGREEFLPEDPIAFVDRQLTALDDAPIRAGVNVRSATLDPIRAVAARCAAHDAVIEINAHCRQDELCAVGCGERLLRDTDRLADYVAAASETGATVSVKVRAEVAGVDLPATARRLDDAGADIVHVDAMDSEPRVADVAAVTDAAVLANNGVRDRATAWEYLAYGADGVSVGRPSDDPAVLQRVARAVDDWTRRDTGERGAFG from the coding sequence ATGCTCGCTCTCGCCAGCCTCAGCGGGGAGTCCGACGCCGAGTGGGCGCGTGCCGGCGCCGCCCACGCCGACCTCGCCTTCCTCGGCGGCGTCGCCGTCGACGACGCGTCACGCGAGGCGGCCCGCCAACTCGTCGCGCGGGGGCGCGAGGAGTTTCTCCCCGAGGACCCCATCGCCTTCGTCGACCGCCAACTCACCGCCCTCGACGACGCGCCGATTCGCGCCGGCGTGAACGTCCGCAGCGCGACTCTCGACCCGATTCGTGCGGTCGCCGCCCGCTGTGCGGCACACGACGCGGTGATCGAAATCAACGCCCACTGCCGACAGGACGAACTCTGTGCCGTGGGCTGTGGCGAACGGCTTCTCCGCGACACCGACCGCCTCGCCGACTACGTCGCCGCCGCCAGCGAGACGGGCGCGACGGTGAGCGTGAAGGTGCGCGCGGAGGTAGCGGGCGTCGACCTGCCCGCCACCGCCCGACGCCTCGACGACGCGGGCGCCGACATCGTCCACGTCGACGCCATGGACTCGGAACCGCGCGTCGCGGACGTGGCCGCCGTCACCGACGCCGCCGTCCTCGCCAACAACGGCGTCCGCGACCGGGCGACGGCGTGGGAGTACCTCGCCTACGGCGCCGACGGCGTCAGCGTCGGGCGTCCCAGCGACGACCCGGCGGTGCTCCAGCGCGTCGCCCGCGCCGTCGACGACTGGACGCGCCGCGACACCGGCGAGCGGGGGGCGTTCGGATGA
- a CDS encoding triphosphoribosyl-dephospho-CoA synthase, which yields MSDHPRPELSPADHAELALLLEVAATPKPGNVDRRRDHDDLRFEHFLTGAVGSRPGLERAAGNGPLGDAFERGVRGMSQQSGGNTQFGCLLLLVPLVRAAATDRLSPDGVAAVVSETTVDDAAAFYRAFEHVDVAVGDPPADAPALDVRRGADAVPTLRERGLTLEDVMARGADHDGNAAEWTSGFERTFAAADGVLDDEGPVTDRLARAFLELLAERPDTLVAVEHGEERAREVSRRAAEVRGNPDAAETLAEEFVDDGINPGTTADLTAATAFIVLERGVSL from the coding sequence ATGAGCGACCACCCGCGACCCGAGCTGTCGCCCGCCGACCACGCCGAACTCGCCCTCCTGTTGGAGGTGGCGGCCACGCCGAAACCGGGGAACGTCGACCGGCGGCGCGACCACGACGACCTGCGCTTCGAACACTTCCTGACCGGCGCCGTGGGGTCGCGTCCGGGACTCGAACGCGCTGCGGGGAACGGCCCTCTCGGTGACGCCTTCGAGCGCGGCGTCCGGGGCATGAGCCAGCAGTCGGGCGGGAACACGCAGTTCGGCTGTCTCCTCCTCCTCGTCCCACTCGTTCGCGCGGCGGCGACGGACCGCCTGTCGCCGGACGGCGTGGCGGCCGTCGTCTCGGAGACGACCGTCGACGACGCCGCCGCCTTCTACCGGGCGTTCGAACACGTCGACGTCGCCGTCGGCGACCCGCCCGCAGACGCGCCGGCACTCGACGTGCGCCGCGGTGCCGACGCGGTGCCCACGCTCCGCGAACGCGGACTGACGCTCGAAGACGTGATGGCACGAGGCGCCGACCACGACGGCAACGCCGCCGAGTGGACGAGCGGGTTCGAACGCACCTTTGCCGCTGCGGACGGCGTCCTCGACGACGAGGGCCCGGTCACCGACCGCCTCGCCCGCGCCTTCCTCGAGTTGCTCGCCGAGCGACCGGACACGCTCGTCGCGGTCGAACACGGCGAGGAGCGAGCGAGGGAGGTCAGTCGTCGCGCCGCGGAGGTCCGCGGAAATCCAGACGCCGCCGAGACCCTCGCCGAGGAGTTCGTCGACGACGGAATCAACCCCGGGACGACCGCCGACCTCACCGCCGCGACGGCGTTTATCGTCCTCGAACGGGGGGTGTCGCTGTGA
- a CDS encoding DUF447 domain-containing protein codes for MSDAWPVALRGVTESIVATLGPNDRWNQAALGLHAPESDGDPVTAVTWGQTRTRGNFERRGEGVVQFTTDPREFVDAALDVTETDEPVRDGAAAWVEVEARRLDSGTEGDTEWVRWMLTPTASEVRERTVPTINRGFYAVIDATVAASRLDVPAYDTEALLDRLDYFADTVERCGGPAEREAFARIDEYTDWRQRRPDE; via the coding sequence GTGAGCGACGCGTGGCCCGTCGCCCTCCGCGGCGTGACCGAGAGCATCGTGGCGACGCTCGGGCCGAACGACCGCTGGAATCAGGCGGCCTTGGGTCTGCACGCGCCCGAGAGCGATGGCGACCCCGTGACCGCCGTGACGTGGGGGCAGACGCGCACTCGTGGCAACTTCGAGCGCCGGGGCGAGGGCGTCGTCCAGTTCACGACCGACCCACGCGAGTTCGTCGACGCCGCTCTTGACGTGACGGAGACGGACGAACCGGTCCGGGACGGCGCTGCCGCGTGGGTCGAGGTGGAGGCCCGTCGCCTCGATTCGGGCACCGAGGGCGACACCGAGTGGGTGCGCTGGATGCTCACGCCCACGGCGTCGGAGGTCCGTGAGCGGACGGTGCCGACGATAAATCGCGGGTTCTACGCCGTTATCGACGCGACGGTGGCCGCCTCGCGCCTCGACGTGCCGGCCTACGACACCGAGGCCCTCCTTGACCGCCTCGACTACTTCGCCGACACCGTCGAGCGGTGTGGCGGCCCCGCGGAGCGTGAGGCGTTCGCCCGCATCGACGAGTACACCGACTGGCGACAGCGTCGGCCCGACGAATAA
- a CDS encoding FAD-dependent oxidoreductase has protein sequence MVSDATEYDVVVVGGGPAGCSAGLFAARYGLDTVIFDRGRSSIQRCAFLENYLGFPGGIDVETLYGLMHDHAESVGYSVVDDLVEAVERDGEGFRVMPQAGDPVTARWVVAATRYDGEYLRPLDGEAMFTTRGGEERFDRDYADADGATPVDGLFVASPYGDTGYQASMAAGRGARVGISLVEAVRRSRGYPDSMANYYDWRRRESELDDAWADRDRWREWFDDRLPDDYGLTEDRVAELRDRDVTRRLDTYLSEADIERRRERAHDRLLDHVDDDRILAAARDIEAERRANE, from the coding sequence ATGGTGAGTGACGCGACCGAGTACGACGTGGTCGTCGTCGGCGGCGGGCCGGCGGGATGTTCGGCGGGACTGTTCGCCGCGAGATACGGCCTCGACACCGTGATTTTCGACCGCGGGCGCTCCTCGATTCAGCGGTGTGCCTTCCTCGAAAACTACCTCGGCTTCCCCGGTGGCATCGACGTCGAAACGCTGTACGGACTGATGCACGACCACGCCGAGTCGGTCGGCTATTCGGTCGTTGACGACCTCGTCGAAGCGGTCGAGCGCGACGGCGAGGGCTTCCGGGTCATGCCGCAGGCGGGCGACCCAGTCACGGCCCGGTGGGTCGTCGCGGCCACGCGCTACGACGGCGAGTACCTGCGCCCACTCGACGGCGAGGCGATGTTCACGACTCGCGGCGGCGAGGAGCGATTCGACCGCGACTACGCCGACGCCGACGGCGCGACGCCGGTGGACGGCCTGTTCGTCGCTTCCCCGTACGGCGACACGGGCTATCAGGCCAGCATGGCCGCCGGTCGCGGCGCGCGAGTCGGTATCAGCCTCGTGGAGGCCGTGCGGCGCTCCCGCGGGTATCCGGACTCGATGGCGAACTACTACGACTGGCGGCGCCGCGAGTCGGAACTCGACGACGCGTGGGCCGACCGTGACCGCTGGCGCGAGTGGTTCGACGACCGCCTGCCCGACGACTACGGACTCACCGAGGACCGAGTCGCCGAGTTGCGCGACCGCGACGTGACACGGCGCCTCGACACCTACCTCTCCGAGGCCGACATCGAGCGTCGGCGAGAACGGGCCCACGACCGACTCCTCGACCACGTCGACGACGACCGCATCCTCGCGGCGGCGCGCGACATCGAAGCCGAACGACGGGCGAACGAGTGA
- a CDS encoding ABC transporter substrate-binding protein, protein MARDDEVHGASTRRQYLLWGGTVAAGGVLAGCTGSGERESTQASAATDSYSVSMAPVGDVTFESVPSTWAAYDGGFADMAVALGQADGLTGVGDGDRYYTSVYDDLPGVSVDRGQIETNPEVRTKEQFYQLDSDVHLYDPQMLVNWFDWDPADVDEIATNVAPFVGNLIFRRSDEWHDYQYYTLYEAFETVAEVFQAQARYRAFADFHDEFITDVQEHLPPESDRPEVFLTYEGTDEPETFSPYRLDDKGTSKKQWRDLGVTDALAGTDVENLSTSNRGELDYENLLEIDPDVMLVRGHERKTATEFRDTVLAYMQDHPVGGELTAVQNGRVYRGGYLHQGPIHNLFLTERAAKQLYPDEYGAVTDDAELFDRERVADIVTGAFDDA, encoded by the coding sequence ATGGCGAGAGACGACGAGGTGCACGGAGCGTCGACGCGGCGACAGTACCTGTTGTGGGGCGGTACAGTCGCCGCTGGCGGCGTTCTGGCTGGCTGTACCGGCAGCGGCGAGCGCGAATCGACGCAGGCGTCCGCGGCGACCGACTCCTACTCGGTGTCGATGGCGCCGGTCGGCGACGTCACGTTCGAATCGGTCCCGTCCACGTGGGCCGCCTACGACGGCGGATTCGCCGACATGGCGGTCGCTCTCGGACAGGCCGACGGACTGACTGGTGTCGGCGACGGGGACCGCTACTACACGTCCGTCTACGACGACCTGCCCGGTGTGAGCGTCGACCGCGGGCAGATAGAGACCAATCCTGAAGTACGGACCAAAGAGCAGTTCTACCAACTCGACAGCGACGTGCATCTCTATGACCCGCAGATGCTCGTCAACTGGTTCGACTGGGACCCCGCGGACGTCGACGAAATCGCGACCAACGTCGCGCCGTTCGTCGGCAACCTCATCTTCCGGCGCTCCGACGAGTGGCACGACTACCAGTATTACACGCTCTACGAGGCGTTCGAGACGGTCGCCGAGGTCTTCCAAGCGCAGGCGCGCTACCGCGCCTTCGCCGACTTCCACGACGAGTTCATCACCGACGTACAGGAGCATCTCCCGCCCGAATCCGACCGCCCCGAGGTCTTTCTCACCTACGAGGGGACGGACGAACCGGAGACGTTCTCGCCGTACCGCCTCGACGACAAGGGCACGAGCAAGAAGCAGTGGCGTGACCTCGGCGTCACCGACGCCCTCGCGGGCACGGACGTGGAGAACCTCAGCACGAGCAACCGGGGCGAACTCGACTACGAGAACCTCCTCGAAATCGACCCCGACGTGATGCTCGTCCGGGGCCACGAGCGAAAGACGGCGACCGAGTTCCGCGACACCGTCCTCGCGTACATGCAGGACCACCCCGTGGGCGGTGAGTTGACCGCCGTCCAGAACGGGCGCGTCTACCGCGGCGGCTACCTCCATCAGGGCCCCATCCACAACCTGTTCCTGACCGAACGCGCCGCCAAGCAGCTGTATCCCGACGAATACGGGGCGGTGACGGACGACGCCGAACTGTTCGACCGGGAGCGCGTCGCGGACATCGTCACGGGTGCGTTCGACGATGCCTGA
- a CDS encoding ABC transporter substrate-binding protein, which yields MPDATTRRRYLTAGGAVVAGAFAGCTGSEASDETTPATTGTHSATMAPMGTVEFDAVPERIFTRLTHLAGMAFALGRGNDVNAMHAPDYYDALWNQFTPRLDGVSLDWSGLYSSWNPRKEKLYELDSDVHLADPAGMAALDGWQSSDIEEIATNVAPWFGNYYSARHGDPPADWADRYRYYGLWEMFEKVSQVFQAQERYAALAEIHDELLATIADRLPPADARPSAVMALPRDFDTIYAYKVNNPGYLTAHTRPFGLTEAFPDISSGDTVDMEAMLEADPDVLLGLGGMHPDTDLPAARERLRTHPVGRQLSAVENERVYAQGARFQGPILNLFQLEMTAKQLFPEQFGAWPTYIDGPYPELPAEERLFDRERVASTIRGEV from the coding sequence ATGCCTGACGCCACGACGCGCCGGCGCTACCTGACCGCCGGCGGCGCCGTCGTCGCGGGCGCGTTCGCCGGCTGTACCGGTAGCGAGGCGAGCGACGAAACCACCCCCGCGACGACCGGAACCCACTCGGCGACGATGGCGCCGATGGGGACCGTCGAGTTCGACGCCGTCCCCGAACGAATCTTCACCCGTCTCACACACCTCGCGGGGATGGCCTTCGCGCTCGGCCGGGGCAACGACGTGAATGCGATGCATGCGCCGGACTACTACGACGCGCTCTGGAACCAGTTCACCCCCCGACTCGACGGCGTCTCCCTCGACTGGTCGGGGCTATACTCCTCGTGGAATCCACGCAAGGAGAAACTCTACGAACTCGATAGCGACGTCCACCTCGCCGACCCGGCGGGCATGGCCGCGCTCGACGGGTGGCAGTCCTCGGACATCGAGGAGATAGCCACGAACGTCGCCCCGTGGTTCGGCAACTACTACAGCGCTCGCCACGGCGACCCGCCGGCCGACTGGGCCGACCGCTACCGGTACTACGGCCTCTGGGAGATGTTCGAGAAGGTGTCGCAGGTGTTCCAAGCGCAGGAGCGGTACGCCGCCCTCGCCGAGATACACGACGAGTTGCTGGCGACGATTGCGGACCGCCTCCCGCCCGCAGACGCGCGCCCGAGCGCCGTGATGGCGCTCCCGCGGGATTTCGACACCATCTACGCGTACAAGGTGAACAACCCTGGCTATCTGACGGCGCACACGCGCCCGTTCGGCTTGACCGAGGCGTTCCCCGATATCTCGTCCGGCGACACCGTCGACATGGAGGCGATGCTGGAAGCCGACCCGGACGTCCTCCTCGGCCTCGGGGGCATGCACCCGGACACGGACCTTCCGGCCGCCCGCGAGCGACTCCGCACCCACCCCGTCGGTCGGCAGCTCTCCGCCGTCGAGAACGAACGCGTCTACGCGCAGGGGGCGCGATTCCAGGGGCCGATTCTGAACCTCTTCCAGTTGGAGATGACGGCCAAGCAGCTCTTCCCCGAGCAGTTCGGGGCGTGGCCCACCTACATCGACGGTCCGTACCCCGAGTTGCCCGCGGAGGAGCGACTGTTCGACCGGGAGCGCGTCGCGTCGACAATCCGCGGCGAGGTGTGA
- a CDS encoding 30S ribosomal protein S17e: MAIKPKYVKQLGGILLERYPEAFNTDFETNKDSVSQLTNVESKGVRNRIAGYITRKKASAAANA, encoded by the coding sequence ATGGCCATCAAACCCAAATACGTCAAACAGCTCGGTGGGATCCTGCTGGAGCGCTACCCGGAGGCGTTCAACACCGACTTCGAGACCAACAAGGACAGCGTATCTCAGCTGACGAACGTCGAGTCCAAGGGCGTTCGAAACCGCATCGCGGGTTACATCACGCGCAAGAAGGCGAGCGCAGCGGCCAACGCCTGA
- a CDS encoding sensor histidine kinase, translated as MSGERGESSRGVGDGYDSITLLDEGTETPGLTGWLQVAIDAIEPPWRRRIGGGVVTGVSLLLLVIPIYHLDQHAITVDAVAGDALPLVFGLILFGVGLWFVWGSDDDVGALVSAFWVAAGGLVATAVGTYVLTLHISHGHSIDALWFLVYDIAAMGVMGGLVISRYDLRTRRQHERLRQRERQLHAVFEGTLDALVIVDDERRYVAANPAAADLFGVERSELIGRRVGELAVESEPIDARWDAFLEAGEARGEIDVIRADGEQRTVAFAMTANVLPGRHLSAIRDVTERAEREAALSRERARVEFLNRLLRHNVLNGMNLVLAKLDQLESAVPDDSRDDLETARHRSDEIVDLVQTARRLATDVTEGLSEQTINVRDPLRDAVESVRSAYPDATVTCDCPETPTWVHADGMVETVFDNLLTNAVQHNDPEDVTVTVNVTVDDETVTVTVADDGDGMAPARLARLFDDEEFTHTRSWGGFGLSIVQALVHEYDGDVWAEANEPRGTVFSVELRRAEAPN; from the coding sequence GTGAGCGGAGAACGTGGGGAATCTAGTCGGGGGGTCGGGGACGGATACGACTCCATCACGCTCCTCGACGAGGGGACAGAGACCCCCGGCCTGACCGGCTGGCTGCAGGTCGCAATCGACGCCATCGAGCCCCCGTGGCGGCGTCGAATAGGTGGTGGCGTCGTCACCGGAGTCAGTCTCCTTTTGCTCGTCATTCCGATCTATCACCTCGATCAGCACGCGATAACCGTCGACGCCGTCGCCGGCGACGCCCTGCCGCTCGTGTTCGGGCTCATCCTGTTCGGCGTCGGGCTCTGGTTCGTCTGGGGGAGCGACGACGACGTGGGCGCGCTCGTATCTGCGTTCTGGGTCGCAGCAGGCGGGCTCGTCGCCACCGCCGTCGGGACGTACGTTCTCACCCTCCACATCTCGCACGGCCACAGCATCGACGCGCTGTGGTTTCTGGTCTACGACATCGCGGCGATGGGTGTGATGGGCGGGCTCGTCATCAGCCGCTACGACCTACGTACGCGCCGCCAACACGAGCGATTGAGACAGCGCGAACGCCAGCTTCACGCGGTGTTCGAGGGGACGCTCGACGCTCTCGTCATCGTCGACGACGAGCGACGCTACGTCGCTGCGAACCCCGCCGCCGCCGACCTGTTCGGCGTGGAACGGTCGGAGCTTATCGGCCGGCGCGTCGGCGAGCTCGCCGTCGAGTCGGAGCCCATCGACGCCCGGTGGGATGCGTTCCTCGAAGCCGGCGAGGCCCGCGGCGAAATCGACGTCATTCGCGCGGACGGCGAGCAACGGACCGTCGCGTTCGCTATGACGGCGAACGTCCTCCCCGGTCGCCACCTCTCGGCGATTCGGGACGTGACCGAACGAGCCGAACGCGAGGCGGCGCTCAGCCGAGAGCGCGCCCGCGTCGAGTTCCTCAATCGCCTCCTCCGGCACAACGTCCTCAACGGCATGAACCTCGTGCTGGCGAAGCTCGACCAGCTCGAATCCGCGGTGCCCGATGACAGCCGCGACGACCTGGAGACAGCTCGCCACCGGAGCGACGAAATCGTCGACTTGGTGCAGACGGCCCGCCGGCTGGCGACGGACGTGACGGAAGGACTCAGCGAGCAGACGATTAACGTGCGTGACCCGCTCCGTGATGCCGTCGAATCGGTGCGTTCGGCCTATCCCGATGCGACCGTGACGTGTGACTGTCCCGAGACGCCGACGTGGGTCCACGCCGACGGCATGGTCGAGACGGTGTTCGACAACCTCCTCACGAACGCAGTCCAGCACAACGACCCGGAGGACGTGACGGTGACCGTGAACGTGACCGTCGACGACGAGACGGTCACCGTCACCGTCGCTGACGACGGCGACGGGATGGCGCCCGCTCGCCTCGCGCGACTGTTCGACGACGAGGAGTTCACGCACACGCGTTCTTGGGGCGGCTTCGGTCTCTCTATCGTGCAGGCACTCGTCCACGAGTACGACGGCGACGTGTGGGCCGAGGCAAACGAGCCGAGGGGGACCGTCTTCAGCGTCGAACTCCGGCGCGCCGAGGCGCCGAACTGA
- a CDS encoding acc operon protein, producing MNLDVPDDADDDEAAAIAAAVGAYLNDRSRAAAAAATTSDDETWTDRKWAFAGRLDSVQGRAARVTDSTPTDSWTAAGRTDRF from the coding sequence ATGAATCTCGACGTGCCAGACGACGCCGACGACGACGAGGCGGCGGCCATCGCCGCGGCCGTCGGCGCGTACCTCAACGACCGTTCGCGCGCCGCGGCTGCCGCGGCCACGACGAGCGACGACGAGACGTGGACTGACCGGAAGTGGGCGTTCGCTGGCCGCCTCGACAGCGTGCAGGGACGCGCGGCCCGCGTCACGGATTCGACGCCGACGGACTCCTGGACGGCGGCGGGTCGCACCGACCGCTTTTGA